ACTGCCTCTGTCACGTCAGCAAACATAGTCCCCGCCTTCCACTTGCATCTCTTTCGACGCATCCCATCTTACGTCCGTCGCAAAAAAGAAACGCCACCCGCAATGGGCAGCGTCTTCTTTTTACAATCCGATGACAAGATCCAAACAACCACTTACAGCGTGGACTCAATCTCAAATCCCCATGCCTCAAGCAGCGCCTCAGGAATGTACTTCGAATTCTTGTTTCTGCGGGCCCACTCACGAAGCCGGGTCGAGCGAATGTACTGGTCGGGCGTTAGCTTGAACTCCTTCACAACCTGCTCGAACGATGTTACCGTTGGAACAACCGGCCCGATCGGCTCAGGCTTGCCCCAGTTGGGATTTCCACGACGCTTTGCCATATCTTTTTCAGTACCTCTTCACAATTTGATTTCCGCACTCGGCGTTTTGCACACTGGGAAAGAAACGCAACCTTCATTCTAAGGCTTTTATCCGGCAAAAGCAAGCGTTTTGCCCTATCTCTCAAGCGCTAGCGCTGTTGAGCCAGAGCGTAGAACTTCGCCATATCCGCCTTCATCTCCTTCAACGCATCCACATTCAGATAGACCATATGACCCGCCGGATAGTAACCAAACTGCACATTATTCACTAGCTTCTCCGGCAGATCCATGTGGCTCAGGTCGTACTCCGTTGAAAAGAAGGGCGTAGCCAGGTCGAAATACCCATTCGCCGAGAACACCCTCAACCTGGGATTTTTGCGCATCGCATCCGCCAGATCCACCGCCACATCCGGCGCCAACTGTTCCCCACCCCTCCCCGGCCCGCTGCCGGGAGCCTTGTGTTTGAAGTCCCAGTTCTCATTCAGCCCCGGCCCCGACGTGTAATAAGGCTCCTGGCTCAGATACTTCAGCTCCTTCTGAAGGTACTCATGAAACGCCCCAACATACACCCCGCTAATCCCTGTATCCGAAGGATCGTACCCAGGACTCTCCCCGGCCGAGTCCACATCCCATCCCATGAACCGCGCATCGTACCGCCCCAGCGTCCGCTCCTCCCCACGCAGCAGCTCCTTACGAAACCGCGTGGCCGAGATTCGCAGCTTCGTCTCCTTCACATACTCCACGCTCAACCCGGTAATCGCCGCCAGCTTTGCAGCTATCGCATCGAACTCCGCAGTCGGCAGCTTGTCTCCGTGCTGTAAGGCCTCTGCATAAGGTCCACGCGCAAAGACTCTAGCCTGCTCCACCCAATCCGCCAGACTCAAACTCGTCTTCACTTTATGGTAGTGATACGCGATCGCCGCGAACGAAGGCACATATCCAATCGCCTCATAGTCCAGCCCAGGACTACGCCGGTTATAGTTCAGAATCGACGACAACAGTGTCACCCCATTGAACTCGATCCCGTCGTTCTGCAGCGCACTCACCAGCCCACCCGACCGCGTCGTTCCATACGACTCCCCAAATAAAAACTTCGGCGAGTTCCACCGTTGATTCGCCGTGATGTACCGCACAATAAACTTCTTGAACGCAAGAATGTCCTGATCGGTCCCAGCAAAGTCCTTCACCGTCCCCTTGCCCACCCCGCGCGAGTACCCTGTCAGCGGCGCATCGATAAATACCAGGTCGCTCTTATCAAGCAGGCTGTACTGATTCTGCACCCACTCAAACGGCGCCGGCCCCGTCGCCTCCGGGCTCTGTGTCACCACGCGCACCGGCCCAAACGATCCCATGTGCAGCCAGATCGTCGCCGCCCCAGGCCCACCGTTATAAAAGAACGTCACCGGGCGACTCTTCGCCTCAACCCCATCCTCCGTGTAGGCCACATAGAAGATGCTCCCATTTGCCTTATCCTGATCGTCCCGTATCAGCAGATTTCCCGCGGTAGCCGTGTAGTGAACCAACCGCCCGCCCGCGGCCCACTCATGCCTGGTCACCGAACTCGTCTCTGGCGGAACAGGCACACTCGCCTCTTCCTTCTTCGCGTCTACATCGCCCAAAGTCTTTGCCTTGCTCTCCGGTGTCTGCGAGAACACAGGCACGACCGCACCAACCATCAACCCCACCGCAGCGACAATGCAAAACATACGAGATACCGCAAGAAATCTGGTTGCTCTGATCTGAATCAATCCCACTCTCCCGGAACATACCGTCTCAACCTCACAGATCAAACCTCATTGGAACCAACGGCCCTTGTATGGACGCGATCATCATACCTTTCCGGCTGCCTGCCACAGCGTCTACCGGCATGCATCTTTTCCAGAGGGTCACGTCTGACTCTTCGTCTCGAATCCGCCACACAGCGCGAGAGATCGGCATCACCGGCGCTGCCGCGGCAGTAGGCAACGCCACCGGCAAACGCATCCGCGACTACCACATCACAGTGGACAAGATCATGCAGACCACATGACTCTCTAGTCCCGATCAACGGGGTGACACGAGTAGTTCACCAGGGAAGAAAAGGTATACAAGTCGCGAAGTGACGGCACTCCGCGCGGGAGGGCCGTCCGGCAGGACATCAAGCCGTATCAAGATGAAATGGAGTAGTGTATCTCTCCACTGGATACCCCTTCGCCTTCCAGGCATCCAGCCCGCCCTTCAAAAATTTAATCTTCGTAAAGTTCAACGCCAAAGCCCTCTCTAGGATCATCCGGCTCGTACTCTGACTGATGCAGGTGCAGTAGATCACCGAATCTTTTTCTTTCGGAATCAACGAAGCCTGCTCAACAATCTCCTTTGGAGCAAGCCTCTTCGCTCCAGGAATAATCTCCGAGTGTGCCAGCAGATCCAGCGGCTGGCGAACATCGAACAGCAGAATATCCGAGTTCTTTTCCAGAAGATCGTAAAGAGCATCCGCCTCGATGCTGTGTGCCTCCAACTCACGCCTCCGTCGCAACTGCCTGATCCGTAGCAAACCGAACAGCAGAACCAGGAACCCAACCACGCAAATCGCAATCAGATACATACTGCCTCCTCCACCGCGCCCTTTAGTTCTATCTGATCATTTCCTTGTCACAAAAGATGCGGGAAATTCCAGCCAGTTCTGCGACCCACGTCACAATTGTTTTGAAACCCATGAGATAGCAGGACACATGCTACTCTCTCCGTGATACTGAATATCAACCGACGATGGACATCAAGCATGAGGACCCTCGCACAACTCAGTCTGGCTCTCTTGTTCACCGCTTGCATCGTGCCTGGCACTCAGGCCAGTCAACGATCGGCGTCCTCCCCGCCTGACGCTCATCAAACCCTCCCGGCAAAACCATCCCGTCCCAATCCAGACTCCGCCGGCAATTATCACGCAGGAGAC
The nucleotide sequence above comes from Tunturibacter empetritectus. Encoded proteins:
- a CDS encoding rhodanese-like domain-containing protein; the protein is MYLIAICVVGFLVLLFGLLRIRQLRRRRELEAHSIEADALYDLLEKNSDILLFDVRQPLDLLAHSEIIPGAKRLAPKEIVEQASLIPKEKDSVIYCTCISQSTSRMILERALALNFTKIKFLKGGLDAWKAKGYPVERYTTPFHLDTA
- a CDS encoding S10 family peptidase is translated as MFCIVAAVGLMVGAVVPVFSQTPESKAKTLGDVDAKKEEASVPVPPETSSVTRHEWAAGGRLVHYTATAGNLLIRDDQDKANGSIFYVAYTEDGVEAKSRPVTFFYNGGPGAATIWLHMGSFGPVRVVTQSPEATGPAPFEWVQNQYSLLDKSDLVFIDAPLTGYSRGVGKGTVKDFAGTDQDILAFKKFIVRYITANQRWNSPKFLFGESYGTTRSGGLVSALQNDGIEFNGVTLLSSILNYNRRSPGLDYEAIGYVPSFAAIAYHYHKVKTSLSLADWVEQARVFARGPYAEALQHGDKLPTAEFDAIAAKLAAITGLSVEYVKETKLRISATRFRKELLRGEERTLGRYDARFMGWDVDSAGESPGYDPSDTGISGVYVGAFHEYLQKELKYLSQEPYYTSGPGLNENWDFKHKAPGSGPGRGGEQLAPDVAVDLADAMRKNPRLRVFSANGYFDLATPFFSTEYDLSHMDLPEKLVNNVQFGYYPAGHMVYLNVDALKEMKADMAKFYALAQQR